Within Novosphingobium resinovorum, the genomic segment CGAGCGCCTGCGCGGCAAGGACGCGCTGTGGGTGGTCGGCACCGACCATGCGGGCATCGCCACGCAGATGGTGGTCGAACGCCAGATGGAACAGCGCCAGGACAAGCGCACCAACTACACGCGCGAAGCCTTCATCGAGAAGGTCTGGGAATGGAAGGCCGAAAGCGGCGGCACTATCACCGGCCAGCTGCGCCGCCTCGGCTGCTCGATGGACTGGAGCCGCGAGCAGTTCACCATGGACCCGCACTTCACCAAGGCCGTGGTCAAGGTCTTCGTCGACCTGCACAAGCAGGGCCTGATCTACCGCGACAAGCGGCTGGTGAACTGGGACCCCAAGCTCAAGACCGCGATCAGCGACCTTGAGGTCGAGACGCGCGAGATCCAGGGCCACTTCTGGCACTTCAACTATCCGCTCTCGGACGGTTCGGGCCATATCGAGGTCGCCACCACGCGCCCCGAGACGATGCTGGCCGACATGGCGGTCGCGGTGAACCCCGCCGACGAGCGCTACAAGCCGCTGCTGGAGCGCGGGGCCACCGTCACCCTGCCGATCACCGGCCGCGAGATCCCCATCGTCGCGGACGAGCACGCCGACCCGGAACTGGGCTCGGGCGCGGTGAAGATCACCCCGGGGCATGACTTCAACGACTTCGAAGTCGGCAAGCGCGCCGGGATCGAAGCGCGCGACATGCTCAACATGCTCGATGCCGAGGCGAAGGTCTGCCAGACGGCGGACGGCCTGATCCCGCACCACTTCCTCGGCATGGACCGCTTCGACGCCCGCGCCGCCGTGGTCGAAGCGATGAAGGAACTGGGCCTCCTGATCCCGCACGTCACCAAGGACAAGGAAGGCAACGAAGTCGAGCACGACGCCGAGCCGCGCACCATCGCTACGCCCTACGGCGACCGCGGCGGCGTGGTGATCGAGCCTTGGCTGACCGACCAGTGGTACGTCGATGCCGCCACCCTCGCCATTCCGCCGATGGAAGCGGTGCGCAACGGCTCGATCGAGATCGTCCCGAAGTCGTGGGAGAAGACCTTCTTCAACTGGATGGAGAACATCCAACCGTGGTGCGTCAGCCGCCAGCTGTGGTGGGGTCACCGCATCCCCGCGTGGTACTCCGAAGACGGCGAGATCTTCGTCGCCGAGACCGAGGAAGAGGCACAGGCCCTCGCCGGCAACAAGGCGCTGACCCGCGACAACGACGTGCTCGACACGTGGTTCTCCTCGGCGCTGTGGCCATTCGCGACGCTGGGCTGGCCCGATCAGGATTCGGCGCTGCTCAAGAAGCACTACCCCAATGACCTGCTCGTCTCGGGCTTCGACATCCTGTTCTTCTGGGATGCGCGCATGGCGATGCAGGGCATCCACTTCATGAAGGAAGTGCCGTGGAAGCGGCTCTACCTCCATGGCCTCGTGCGCGCAGCCGACGGGCAGAAGATGTCCAAGTCCAAGGGCAACGTCGTCGATCCGCTGGGCCTCATCGACCAGTACGGCGCCGACGCGCTGCGCTTCTTCATGACCGCCATGGAAAGCCAGGGCCGCGACGTGAAGATGGATGAGAAGCGCGTCGAGGGCTATCGCAACTTCGCCACCAAGCTGTGGAACGCCGCGCGCTTCTGCCAGTCCAACGGCATCGTCGGCAGCACTTCGGTAGCCGCGCCGAAGGCGACCTCGGCGGTCAACCGCTGGATCATCGGTGAAGTCGTGGAAACCGTCGCCGCGCTCGACAAGGCGATGGCCGACCTGCGCTTCGACGCCGCCGCCAACGCGATCTACCACTTCGTCTGGAACCAGTTCTGCGACTGGTACATCGAACTCATCAAGGGTTCGTTCGACGAGGAGACGAAGGCCGTCGCCGGCTGGGTGCTCGACCAGATCCTCGTCATGCTGCACCCCTTCATGCCCTTCGTCACCGAGGAGCTGTGGAGCAAGACCGGCACCCGCGAGGCCGAACTGATCGTCGCCGCATGGCCTGCGCCCGAGGCTGCGGTGGACGCCGAAGCCAAGGCCGAGGTCGAATGGCTGATCGCGCTGGTCGGCAACCTGCGCGGCGCCAAGGCCGAGCTGGGCATCTCGCCCGGCGCGCGCCTGACCGCGTACCTCGCCGATCCTTCTGACGCGACCCGCGCCGTGATCGAGCGCAACCCGGCGGTGGTGGACCGCCTCGCCCGCCTCGACGGCATCCGCTTCGAAGCGGCGCCTGCCGGTGCGGCGATGCAGGTGGGCGCAGGCGACGCGATGCTGGCGATCCCGCTCGAAGGCGTGATCGACATCGCCGCCGAGAAGGCCCGTCTGGAAAAGGCCCACGCCGCCTCGATCAAGGAGCGGGATTCGCTGGGCAAGCGCCTCGACAACCCGGCCTTCGCGCAGAAGGCCAAGCCCGAGGCGGTCGAGAAGGCCCGCGCCGACCACGCCGCGCACTCGGCCGAGGCAGAGCGTCTGGCGGCGGCACTGGCGCGGCTGGGCTGAATCCTCCCCCATCGGGGGAGGGGGACCATGCGAAGCATGGTGGAGGGGCACCCTCGGTTCGCGTGATGTCTGCAGGCAGGCGTCACGTAAGCCGCCTGTGCCCCTCCACCACCCTGCGGGTGGTCCCCCTCCCCGTACCGGGGAGGATGCGCTGTCCTACAGCGGCGGCCTCTGCCATGATCGCGCCATGTCCGCTTCTCCCCAAGGTTACACATGCACGTCGCGCAAGGTGACACTTCTCGTGCTGCAAGGTGACACTTTTTCACCGCAAGGTGACAGGTTTCGCCCACAAGGTGACACTTTCACCGCCAAATCGGCCCAAGGTGACACCTTTTCCCTCTGGACCGTGTAAACCGTGTAAACCTGCGTCACCTTACGACACTGAAACCATGACCCTGACCCTAGCCACCACCACCCCCGGCCAGCCGGAAATCTTCGCCTCGCTGCAGGGCGAAGGCCCCTCGATGGGCCGACCGAGCACCTTCGTGCGCCTCTCGCGCTGCAACCTCGCGTGCCAGTGGTGCGACACCGCCTACACCTGGCGCTTCACCGGCGACAACCGCTTCCACCGCGACGACCTCGCCTTCGAGCGGCGCGAGAATCAGGTGACGATGGAGGAAGCCGACCTCGCGCAGGCCGTGGCCGACCTCGTGCCCGACCGCCTCGTCATCACCGGCGGTGAGCCGTTGCTGCAGGGCGCCGCGCTCGCCCGCATGGTCAAGGCGCTCGACGAAATCCGCCCCGGCATGCACGTCGAGGTCGAGACGAACTCCACCGTCGCGCCGCACCCCGCGCTCGACGCGCGGATCGACCAGTACAACGTCAGCCCCAAGCTGGCGCACAGCGGCAACCCCGATACCCTCGCGCTGCTGCCCGAACGCCTCGCCGCCTGGGCCGCCGAACCGCGAGCCTTCTTCAAGTTCGTGGTCGCCACCCGCGACGACCTCGACGAAGTCATGGCCCTGCAACAGACTTACGCCATCCCCGGCGCCCGCCTGTTCCTGATGCCCGAAGGCCGCTCCAGCGATGTCATCCGGGAACGGTCGGGCTGGCTGGCGGATTTCTGCTCGCAGCATGGCTTGCGGTTCACGGACCGCTTGCACATCCATCTTTGGGGCGACACGAGAGGCACATGAACGAAGCATCGCCCATCCCGCTGTGCGAGGACAGCTCGACCGCCGACACTCCGCAGGTCGAAGCGCCCGCGCGCCCGGCGATGCGCGGCGATCTCACCAAAGGCCCGATCCTGAAGACGCTGCTGTTCTTCTCGATCCCGATGCTGCTGTCCAACGTGCTGCAGACGCTGAACGGTTCGGTCAACGCGATCTGGGTGGGCCGCCTGCTGGGCGAGAGCGCGCTGGCGGCGACGGCCAACGCCAACATCGTGATGTTCCTCGTCTTCGCCGCCGTCTTCGGCTTCGGCATGGCGACGACGGTGCGCGTGGGCCAGCATTTCGGCGCGCGTGACATCGTCGCGGCGCGGCGCACGTTCGGCACCGGCGTCGGCTTCTGCATCCTGATCTCGATCGCGACCGGCGTGATCGGCTGGTTCGGTGCGGGAGCACTGCTCGACAAGCTCGGCACACCGGCCGCCAGCCGCGCCGATGCGCTCGCTTACCTGCAGGTGATCTTCGTGACGATCCCGCTGGCGAGCGTGAACATGATCGTCTCGATGGGCATGCGCGGCGTCGGCGATTCCAAGACGCCGCTCTACGCCATGATCCTGGCGGTGGTGCTGGACATCGTGTTCAACCCGCTGCTGATCATCGGTGTCGGCCCGCTGCCGACCTTGGGCGTCGCAGGGTCGGCCATCGCCACCGCCATCGCCAACACCGCAGGCATGGTGCTGCAGATCTGGGTGATCTACCGCAAGGACCTGCCGCTGCGCCTGCGCGGCCCCGAACTCGGCTATCTCACCCCGCGCGGAGAGGACCTTCGCTATGTGCTGGCCAAGGGTCTGCCGATGGGCGCGCAGATGCTGATCGTGTCCTCGGCAGGCCTCATCATGGTGAGCCTCGTCAACCGCGAGGGGCTGGACGCGGCGGCCGCCTACGGCGCTTCGCTGCAACTGTGGAACTACCTGCAGATGCCCGCCTTCGCGATCGGCTCGGCCGTCAGCGCGATGGTCGCGCAGTCGCTGGGCGCCGGGGACCATGGCCGCGTCAGCAAGGTGACGCTGACCGGCATGGGCACCAACCTCGTCATGTCGACCGCCGTGGCCGCGCTGATCGTCGGATTCGACCGACCGCTGCTGGCACTGTTCCTCGGCGGCCAGAGCCCCGCCCTGCCCATCGCCGAGCATATCCAGGTGGTCTGCACCGCCTCGTTCGTGATCGTGTCGATCACCATGATCCTGACCGGCACGATGCGCGCGTACGGCGCCGTGGTAGCGCCGCTGGTACTGCTGTTCCTCGGTCTCTATCCG encodes:
- a CDS encoding valine--tRNA ligase — encoded protein: MTEIVSEPALDKTFDPAGIEAKWYAHWEQNNLFRPERPDAAPFTIVNPPPNVTGSLHIGHALDNTLQDVVIRYERLRGKDALWVVGTDHAGIATQMVVERQMEQRQDKRTNYTREAFIEKVWEWKAESGGTITGQLRRLGCSMDWSREQFTMDPHFTKAVVKVFVDLHKQGLIYRDKRLVNWDPKLKTAISDLEVETREIQGHFWHFNYPLSDGSGHIEVATTRPETMLADMAVAVNPADERYKPLLERGATVTLPITGREIPIVADEHADPELGSGAVKITPGHDFNDFEVGKRAGIEARDMLNMLDAEAKVCQTADGLIPHHFLGMDRFDARAAVVEAMKELGLLIPHVTKDKEGNEVEHDAEPRTIATPYGDRGGVVIEPWLTDQWYVDAATLAIPPMEAVRNGSIEIVPKSWEKTFFNWMENIQPWCVSRQLWWGHRIPAWYSEDGEIFVAETEEEAQALAGNKALTRDNDVLDTWFSSALWPFATLGWPDQDSALLKKHYPNDLLVSGFDILFFWDARMAMQGIHFMKEVPWKRLYLHGLVRAADGQKMSKSKGNVVDPLGLIDQYGADALRFFMTAMESQGRDVKMDEKRVEGYRNFATKLWNAARFCQSNGIVGSTSVAAPKATSAVNRWIIGEVVETVAALDKAMADLRFDAAANAIYHFVWNQFCDWYIELIKGSFDEETKAVAGWVLDQILVMLHPFMPFVTEELWSKTGTREAELIVAAWPAPEAAVDAEAKAEVEWLIALVGNLRGAKAELGISPGARLTAYLADPSDATRAVIERNPAVVDRLARLDGIRFEAAPAGAAMQVGAGDAMLAIPLEGVIDIAAEKARLEKAHAASIKERDSLGKRLDNPAFAQKAKPEAVEKARADHAAHSAEAERLAAALARLG
- a CDS encoding 7-carboxy-7-deazaguanine synthase QueE, producing MTLTLATTTPGQPEIFASLQGEGPSMGRPSTFVRLSRCNLACQWCDTAYTWRFTGDNRFHRDDLAFERRENQVTMEEADLAQAVADLVPDRLVITGGEPLLQGAALARMVKALDEIRPGMHVEVETNSTVAPHPALDARIDQYNVSPKLAHSGNPDTLALLPERLAAWAAEPRAFFKFVVATRDDLDEVMALQQTYAIPGARLFLMPEGRSSDVIRERSGWLADFCSQHGLRFTDRLHIHLWGDTRGT
- a CDS encoding MATE family efflux transporter encodes the protein MNEASPIPLCEDSSTADTPQVEAPARPAMRGDLTKGPILKTLLFFSIPMLLSNVLQTLNGSVNAIWVGRLLGESALAATANANIVMFLVFAAVFGFGMATTVRVGQHFGARDIVAARRTFGTGVGFCILISIATGVIGWFGAGALLDKLGTPAASRADALAYLQVIFVTIPLASVNMIVSMGMRGVGDSKTPLYAMILAVVLDIVFNPLLIIGVGPLPTLGVAGSAIATAIANTAGMVLQIWVIYRKDLPLRLRGPELGYLTPRGEDLRYVLAKGLPMGAQMLIVSSAGLIMVSLVNREGLDAAAAYGASLQLWNYLQMPAFAIGSAVSAMVAQSLGAGDHGRVSKVTLTGMGTNLVMSTAVAALIVGFDRPLLALFLGGQSPALPIAEHIQVVCTASFVIVSITMILTGTMRAYGAVVAPLVLLFLGLYPGRLGFYALARPFIGSEAVWWAYPVGSSLTVILTLAYYSTGRWRRAFKG